Part of the Bdellovibrionota bacterium genome is shown below.
AAAGTCGTTGTCCAACGTCAAGAGTCTGGCCCCGGCGAGCCGGGCGTGTGCGAGGACGATGCTGTCGGCCATCGGCAGTTTGTGTTCCAGGGAGAGATCAGCGGCGGTCAGGGCGACGTCTCTCGTAAGGTCGTCGATCTTGTGCTGGCTCATGACCGCTACGGCAGACAAGGCCCGATCTTCCGAAAGAGTGGAGCAGATTTTCTTGTAGACTTCGTAAAGTACCAGCGTTGGAACCAAGATCTCCTTGGTCCGTCTTTGCTCCCGTTCACATGGCTTGGCGAGCGGCCCTTGAGAAAACATCTCGATCCAAGCCGAGGAATCGACGACCAGAGAATGGG
Proteins encoded:
- a CDS encoding type II toxin-antitoxin system VapC family toxin, producing the protein MTHSLVVDSSAWIEMFSQGPLAKPCEREQRRTKEILVPTLVLYEVYKKICSTLSEDRALSAVAVMSQHKIDDLTRDVALTAADLSLEHKLPMADSIVLAHARLAGARLLTLDNDFAGIDEVVLLR